A region of the Phaseolus vulgaris cultivar G19833 chromosome 11, P. vulgaris v2.0, whole genome shotgun sequence genome:
aaaattaaactaataaaATCAAACTAGCCTGTGAAACTGCACATCCTCATAATTTCCAACATTCAAATAGTGTAACTTCCACATAAATATTTCTACATTTACTACCGAAAATGGAACACCCGTAAACATGCAAACACTTGACATCTCATTCTACATCTCATATTAACTAGTAATGTTATTAAGCAGATAGATAATATTATGTAGTAATCACACTAAAATCATAACTAGGTGATAATTTAAACTCAATTGAGTTATAACATCTTAAAGACCGAAAACCACAGCTATACATAGAAAGTTTGGAAAAGATAATGAAACTTTGATCTTCGGACCTACAATACTCATATTCTTAGTGTTATAACAAATATTCCTAAAAAAATCGAAAAAATAAGATTGTTTAgattgaagataaaaaaaattgggagAACGAAACAAGTAAGAACGTTATGTCCTTATAGTAGTAACTAAGAACACTACATATACTAAAAGTAATGTGTTTGTCATCGAACGGGATTGGAACCAAGAGAACGATTCTCCTTCCTTCTCAGTCGGTTGGTCTGTTCTCCTTCCTCTTCGTACTCCTATTGCCTCTCTGCCTCTCGTCCTTGTGAACTCCAAACTtggatggtacctgcaaaagacacTCTAACGCTCAAGTGAGATTTTGGTATTCGTCACTATGTGTATTCGGTGTATAATGAAAACATACCTAATTCTTGGAATTTGTgcttatttatatgattatcatgaACCCTTTGTTATTGGGTCAGATTAAGGATATGAACTGTAGTTAGGAACATATTACCTAGtgtttaattgttgattaaCCTTGTTAATCTTCTTAAGATATGATAGTGTCGGTCAGCCTTCATTGGACATTTGGCTTCATCGTTCGATTCTGACGGGTAGAGTGTCAAAGTTGTATCCTGGAATTTCTaacaaagttttattttaaattaaaaacaaaataacattaTATTAAGGTTAAAGATATCTATTAATACATGTTATTTTAAGTaggttttttaaaaacaatctcTTTCTATAGTTAGAAATTCATCTTTACATCCTTATCAGCGTGGCTTTGATgtgatatatttttctttttccctGCTTTTTTGTTTCTGAGTACGTTggttttagctttcattttcatGTTCCCTTCGTAATAACATATTCTCGAACTACAATCTCAAGAGAATAGTGGAAACTGAACTCTTCATCCAAAACCACCATGGCTTCACATTCATTCCTCCTCCAACTTTCCCTCATCATCACTGCACTCCACACTGCTGGTATGTTCTCTATTTCCATACCccttttaaatttttctttctttttcattttgtttcaAACTTCTTGGGAAAATCTATGAACATTGTCAATGAACAAGGTGTTTTCAAGTGCAACCCAAGTTTCTTGCGTTTCTCAAGCACCACAACACAACCCttctctcaaagttggatttttaAACTGTTTTATGATTCGAGTGTTATTCTCGATTTGaaatataaacattttataGTGTATAACATGTTATAAACCTCACTTGTAACTAGTTTAaattgagttaagtttaaactctattttttcctataatatcggattgaaaaatattataaaaattaaacataaaaaaaaattagtaaaaatatatatttcatacTATATAAGTCTACGTAAATGGTGGAattagattttgtaaaattgaatAACATCATTTCTTAACATATTTAGCTACGTGATCTCACTTAAAAGATTATAATGTATTAGTTAGTCAATAAATTTAGCTATGAACATGATTTTTGCTTCACACATTCTGCAGTCATTAGTTAATACGTTTTtagagaaatatataaaatttattttatcattgttttttacttaatcttcttcttctttgcagTTTCGCAACCCTTCATCGGCGTGAACTACGGCCAGGTCGCCGACGACCTTCCGGCGCCGGAGGTCTCGGCAGAGCTTCTCAAGTCAACGACCGTCGGAAAAGTCCGCCTTTACGGTGCGGATCCGGCGATCATAAAGGCGCTAGCGAACTCCGGGATTGGAATCGTCATCGGGGTGGCCAACGGCGACATTCCGAGTTTGGCCTCTGATCCTGACTCGGCGACTCAGTGGGTCAACGCGAACGTGTTGCCACATTACCCCGAAAGCAACATCACTCTGATCGCCGTCGGCAACGAGATCATAAAGTCCGGCGACGATGGCCTCGCCTCGCAGCTTCTCCCGGCGATGCAAAATGTCCAGAATGCCCTCAACTCGGCCTCACTCGGTGGCAAAATAAAAGTTTCGACGGTGCACTCTATGGCCGTGTTGACTCAGTCGGAGCCTCCCTCGGCCGGGTCGTTCGACCCGGCTTTGATGGATATCCTCCAACCGTTGGTAGCTTTTCTGAAGAATAACGAGTCACCTTTCGCCATCAACCCATACCCGTTCTTCGCTTACCAGAGCGACCCGAGACCCGAAACACTCGCATTCTGTCTATTTCAACCAAATTCGGGTCGGGTCGATCAGGGTAACGGGAATGTTTATTCCAACATGTTGGACGCTCAGGTCAGcaatttatttttcctttattattttaataaatttgtcaCCACAAACTGTACTCACAATCACcacattttattaaatttatatttccaCTTTTTTACTACACAGATATTtgttaaattacataataataataatatattcgGAATAACACATATTCATGATTTGAAATAgattaaaataatgtattattttGTGTAATTTCCCCAAAAAATGCAGGAAATACGAATGTAAATTGTGGCACATATTCTCCACGTATCCACCTACATGCATGCTACATGcaccaaaattttaaaatttaaaatctttttaTGAATTGGTATTTAAGTGTAAAGAGTCTGCTTTTACAAAATATTCCTCAATATTTTACCTTTATTCCATCGTGTACGACACTagtatcaaataatttttttttcctttttttaatattttaacaaaaaattatatacacatTTCTATGGCATATCAGAATTCCAACttaatattctttttttaaCTTTGGTCACTGATGCGAATAAAATTCACTTTTATATTCCACCTCATGCAGCTTCACTTTGATGTAACTAAAATCATCTTTTTAATTATCACTTTGAAATGTGCCAAATTTGAAATGTTTGATTTGATGGCAAGTGTGATTATTTAGCTCTCATCATAACTTATGATCCAACTTCCAAGTCTTCTACCTTTTCAATGGATTACTAACTCTGTTTTTGCTTTCGATAATAAACACAACATAAATATCAGTAATAAAAAAGTGCATGAAATTAAGaagattttgatattttatttttacaacattttttagtacttcttttttcaTAAACGGAGAATACAAAAGGAGTGAGGCCATTTAGGTTTGAAAAAAT
Encoded here:
- the LOC137818603 gene encoding glucan endo-1,3-beta-glucosidase 7 translates to MASHSFLLQLSLIITALHTAVSQPFIGVNYGQVADDLPAPEVSAELLKSTTVGKVRLYGADPAIIKALANSGIGIVIGVANGDIPSLASDPDSATQWVNANVLPHYPESNITLIAVGNEIIKSGDDGLASQLLPAMQNVQNALNSASLGGKIKVSTVHSMAVLTQSEPPSAGSFDPALMDILQPLVAFLKNNESPFAINPYPFFAYQSDPRPETLAFCLFQPNSGRVDQGNGNVYSNMLDAQVDAVQSGLSSMGMEDMEIVIAETGWPSRGDTNEVGATLENARAYNGNLIAHLRSMVGTPSMPGKSVDTFIFALYDEDLKPGPASERAFGLFKTDLTMSYDVGLDNSASSHKNPPTGPVTPAPKRETEWCIPKVEVSEAQLQTNVDYICGSQVIDCGPIQPGGACYEPNTVLSHAAFAMNLYYQKVGRNPWNCDFSQTAMLTSQNPSYSACVYPGEST